The Setaria viridis chromosome 9, Setaria_viridis_v4.0, whole genome shotgun sequence sequence TTTGTCGGTCGCTCACCTCGCGCGGCGGCTCTCGACGGCTGAATTAGCCGCTAGTTTCGGCTCCAACTCCAACTCCAGAATGGGCTAGATGTCACGCTGGGCCGGCCGAGATGACGACAAGCGCATCTCGTCGTGGACCCAAGGGTATGTTTCAGCCTGGCTAGGCCCACGGAGCCGAGTCCTCGAAAACCCTAGCTAGCTAGGTTTCGGTTCACGATGACTCCCCGTTggctcggcgcggcgcggcgcggcgcgtccTTTTACCAtgccggcacggcaccggccGCCTCAGATCATGGTCCCCTGCACCGGCCGCGCTCGTCTCCTCGTCGAGTTCCGCCAGACGGCTGCGCTCGAACGGCACATATCAAAGCTCGTCAACCACCGCAAGCACATGTCATCTTCCGTCGAATGCTGCGTGTGCTCGATCTAGCCTCTAGCCGTCTAGCGGCCGTTATGGGAACCGGATGCTTCTGCTCACACGAGCGCGTACTTTTATTTTGCCGTGCACCGGATCCCAGTGGCCTTGGCCTCGCCGTGTCGTGCGTGACATAGCATAGCTTACCGCACGTCTCGAACCGAATCGGGTTGGGTCGACCGTTGGCTCGTCCTGTCTGAAGCAAGCATGGAGCCTGGTGACTGATGTGCACGCTGTGCAGCTgtattggatctgaatctctgatCGATTCCAACAGGTAGAGACTCGCCCGATGAGTGTATGTTCCGTGACTTCGCATGGGCGCCACGAGCGATGCATAGCTTTCTGCCAAGTTGAGAGAGTTGAGACAGGAGAAAAGGCAAGCCAGAAGCCACAGTCGCTTGAACACTCGAACAACGTTTTGGACGAGAGTGACGAGTCCTATAACCAGTGTGTGACGCGTCCTCGACGAGCTCGCGGCGGCTCTGTCAGCGTGGCATGGCCACTGGGCAGTGGGCACTAGACCGGGTTCTAGCGCGGAAACGGAAGAATCAGGGACGGCACTGAGAACAATGAGCTGCACGGAacgccggcgagcgcgccgcAGCAAAACCGAAAGAGATTTTATTATatttgaaaaagaagaaaaacgcAAAAGATGCAAGACGATGCGAaccaaaaaggggaaaaaggaggGTGCACCAGGGGTCAAAAGATGAAAGTTCCACAGCAAAAGAGGCGCCCGCTCTACTCCTGCTTCTGTGCAGCTCTGTCAGCTCCTGTAGGACGCTCGGCGGTTACTCGCAGCGAATCTTTACGCTCCCCTCCCCTGCCCGGGTTTCCGGTCCTATTCAAAAGCCGTTACCACCACGTGTCAGAGAAATGCACGGCCACGACATATACTAGGCCAATGGGCCTCACCAGAGGAGAACGCACGATTGCACGAACGACGACGACTTGAGGCGCGGCCCGCAATGATTTGCACTGTTTCAGCCCAATAAACACAAGAGTATACAGCTTGCGCTAATCTTGCCAGGCATAAAGCCCATCATTACCAATCTTATCCGAAACGGTTGTAAAAAATCAGCGATTATAATTAAGGGCCATTTATACAGCTCATAAAGCCACGTAGGCACTACGAGACGTGGGGCGAAAGCAACACGCAAAATTGGAGAGGAAGGAAGGATGCTGTACAAGTTGGTCACGAAATGCACACCAAATCATTCTATTTCAGATCTGGAATTCAGATCAGATCAGGCCAGAGCCAAAACAGCAGCCACCAGTACAGTAAATTAGCAAAGGTAAGGTAATTTCTCGACAAATACTATCACCACATGATAAACTTTAACAACACAATGCGGACCTCAACTCCCCATCACCAGCTACAGAAATACAACACCTAACAAAcacgtcgtcatcgtcgtcgcctTCGTCTTTTCACCATGGGTACGCAATGTCCAGTGTACCCCCGCTTCCATATCAAATTTACAAGCTAGTACCCCTGACTCGCCCTCGActaaggaaaaaggaagagaagagaaagagaaacaGCTAGGAACCAAACAAGAACGAAACCCTAGATTCCTCGACGCCGAACAATCTACTTCTTCGCCTTCCGGGCCGGCACCTTCCTCGCCGGGGCTGCCGCCTTCTTCGCTGGAGCAGGCTTCTTGGCAGGGGACTtcttcgccgcggcggcgggtttCTTGGCCGCCGGAGCCGCCTTCTTCCCCGGAGTGTCCTTGGCCGACGTCTTGGCGGCCTTGGCGGGGCGGGTCGTCCGGgacggggcgggggcggccttCGTCTTGGCAGCGGGCTTCGGCTTGGCGGCAGCACCCTTCGGCTTCGGCTTGGCTGCGGGCTTGGCCTTCGGCTTGGCGGCCGGTTTGGGCTTGGCAGCTGGCTTGGCGGCTGGCTTCGGCTTCGCAGCGACTGCCTTCGGCTTGGCCGCGGGCTTGGCGGCCGGCTTCGGCTTGGCGGCTGGCTTCACCTTGGCGGGGGCCTTGGCCTTGGGCTTGGCGGCGGCCTTGGGCTTCTTGGCGCCGGCCTTGGGCTTCGCCTTGGGCTTCGCGGCTGCCGGCTTCGccttgggcttgggcttgggcttgtcggcggccggggcgcgcgCCGACGGCAGCTTGTAGGAGTTCTTGACCTTGGTGAgcttgccgccggcgacgagcttcTTCAGTTGCACCAGCAGCAGCTTGCGGAAGTTGGGCGGCAGCTTGTCCTTGTGCTTGTCCTCCACGAACTTGGCGATCGCGTACTGGCTGGAACCCGTCCTCTCCTTGAGCGACGTGATCGCCTCCGAGATCATCTGCGCACCAACGACCGTACGGAATCCGTCAGATCCAGACGCCACGAAATCCAGCAACGAAAAGCAGCAGAGCAGGGACGGGGAAACGCGTTCAAGGGAGGGTTTTGGGGGAGCTCAATTACCTCAGCGTACGGCGGGTGGGTCGGGTTGGTGCGCttccgcggcgcggcggccttcTTAGCCTTGGCCGGCttcgcgtcggcggcggccgccgccggggcctcggcggcggcgtcgggtgCCGCCTCCGCCAGCGGTACCGGAGCGTCAGCCACTTCGGTCGCCATCAATGCACCTCAACGAGGAAGGAGAGCTCGCTCGCGCGCGTGCGTgccgaggaagaggagagagagagagagagagctcggTGATGGTGGGTGAGAAGGTCCGGGCGGAGGAAGCGGTGCTTAAATAGTGGAGGCGACGAGACGACGAGGAGAGCCCAACGCCGCGCGCTGATTGGTCGGGAGGGCCTCGCCTCGGATCGCCCCCTCAGCGCCCCACATTGAACTTGGACCGTCCGATCCTGTCACATCCAACGGTCACTACCGCGCCTCCCCCGGTGCCGCGGATTGCTGCCCCGCAGCCGGCCGCCGGGCTCGCGAACTGGACTCAGAGTGTGCTTCTCCTCCCGATTTGCGACCGAATATCTCCCCGCCTGATCAACCGACACGTATGAAATTTCTCTGACTCGTAGCCACGTAACATAGCTTTCAAACGAGTGTGATATTGCTGTATTTGGTTTGGTATACTGGGAGATATTGGCTCGGGAATCCGAACTGGTCCGGACGGCGCCTTTGTGTGAGTTTGGACGGGATTTCCGGCCGGCGACACGGGGTGCGCCGGCGAACAATCCGGTCTGCCGGCGTGGGCGCGTAGCAGGCTAGCAGAGGAAGCCGGCGAGCTCGGAATCTCGCCGAACCGACGCCGTTTCGATGGGCTACGACCGGTCGGAACGCGACCCAACTGACACACCTCGGAGCACCCTCGCTGGACCGTGTGCAAGTTCCGGCCACGTTTGTGccctccaccggcgccgccgccggccggctcgccggagcgccgccgccctccgccgcggcggtcCATGCGCAAGACGCCCCCGCAGCTGCATTTGCGTTGCCACGCTCGGATTCGGGCCAGTTTGATCGGGAGCGATTAAAGCTGGTTTGCTGCCGTTGGGGAAAGCATACCTGGTGGCACAAGTCATCTCGGTCTACTCGTGAGGCCAATTCTGTTCGTGAAATTCATCTTCTGCTCAGAGCACACCACGATTTGCATGGATTTCGTTTTGGAAAGATGAACTGGGTTGAATCTTTGTGAGTTCTTGTTACTGATGTGACGAAGGAACCTGTCCAGGAAGAGGTCAAAGCAAGCAGGGGCGTAGTACTCGTGCCTGAGTGGAACGGGCTGGTGGTCAAATCGACATACCAATACACAAAAACTTTATACTAATTCTCTGCTCTCGGAAGCGTACAATCTTACGCCCCAACTGGTCAAGGACTATTGCCCAAAAAAGTTTAGAAGTTTTGAACCTGGGGCTAATCCTGTTTCACCAAACGTGAACTTGGAGCtgggtgtgtgggtgtgtggtcTCGGTTCACCATGAACCTGGGCAACCTTGGAACGGACGGGCACACGAGAACTCGCCTCTCACGCAGCTCAGGAACATCACAAAAACAAGCTGCGAAACTGTGATCGTGAGTCAGATCGACGAGCAACACATGATCGTGGCAGATGAACACAGGGATGGACTAGGGATCGTTGCAACGGCGGCTAGGGCTGTACAGGTGTATCGTCGCCTTCGGCTGGTCCGTGTGCACCGCGCGGCACGCCATGGAAGCTTGGGTGTGGCCATGCAGTTTTTTGTTGTGTCATCGATCGTCCATGGAGTTTATCTCAAGTCGCATGGTAAGTTCACTGATCAGTAATTACCGTGGTGAAATGCTAATGACCTTTGCCTGGTCCATCGGTTTTGGGCTGCTGCACAGGACGGGAACTGGGTGTTGCTGGCGCAGATAGCACTCGAGCTATACGTGGTTGACCGTTCCATCATGCCACTCTAGGCTCGATCGATCTAAAAAGAGGCATGGCTACATCTTATCTTTTGCTATCCATTCTAGCATCTTAGCACAAA is a genomic window containing:
- the LOC117840450 gene encoding uncharacterized protein — protein: MATEVADAPVPLAEAAPDAAAEAPAAAAADAKPAKAKKAAAPRKRTNPTHPPYAEMISEAITSLKERTGSSQYAIAKFVEDKHKDKLPPNFRKLLLVQLKKLVAGGKLTKVKNSYKLPSARAPAADKPKPKPKAKPAAAKPKAKPKAGAKKPKAAAKPKAKAPAKVKPAAKPKPAAKPAAKPKAVAAKPKPAAKPAAKPKPAAKPKAKPAAKPKPKGAAAKPKPAAKTKAAPAPSRTTRPAKAAKTSAKDTPGKKAAPAAKKPAAAAKKSPAKKPAPAKKAAAPARKVPARKAKK